A genomic stretch from Lysobacter ciconiae includes:
- the ettA gene encoding energy-dependent translational throttle protein EttA — protein MSAQYIYTMNGVSKTVPPKREIIKDISLSFFPGAKIGLLGLNGSGKSTVLKIMAGVDQDFSGEARAAKGIKVGYLAQEPQLNPEHTVRQAVEEGLGEVINAQAALDRVYEAYAEEDADFDKLAAEQQRLEAILAAGDAHTLEHQLEVAADALRLPPWEAIVGKLSGGEKRRVALCQLLLQKPDMLLLDEPTNHLDAESVEWLEQFLARYSGTVVAVTHDRYFLENAAEWILELDRGRGIPWKGNYTAWLEQKGERLKQEESGEKARQKALAKELEWVRSNAKGGRTKGKARLARFEELNSVEYQKRNETNEIFIPPGERLGNSVIEFKNVSKSFGDRLLIDDLSFIIPPGAIVGIIGPNGAGKSTLFKMITGQETPDSGEIIKGPSTNIAYVDQSRDKLEGNHNVFQEISGGADILNINGTEIQSRAYLGRFNFKGQDQQKLVGTLSGGERGRLHLAKTLLQGGNVLLLDEPSNDLDVETLRALEDALLEFPGCAVVISHDRWFLDRIATHILAFEGNSHVEYFQGNYREYEEDKKRRLGEEGAQPKRLRFKALK, from the coding sequence ATGTCAGCGCAATACATCTACACCATGAACGGTGTCAGCAAGACCGTTCCGCCCAAGCGCGAGATCATCAAGGACATCTCCCTGTCCTTCTTCCCCGGCGCCAAGATCGGCCTGCTCGGACTGAACGGCTCCGGCAAGTCGACCGTGCTCAAGATCATGGCCGGCGTCGACCAGGACTTCAGCGGCGAGGCGCGCGCGGCCAAAGGCATCAAGGTCGGCTACCTCGCCCAGGAGCCGCAGCTCAACCCCGAACACACCGTGCGCCAAGCGGTCGAGGAAGGCTTGGGCGAGGTGATCAATGCGCAGGCCGCGCTGGACCGGGTGTACGAGGCCTACGCGGAGGAAGACGCCGACTTCGACAAGCTCGCCGCCGAGCAGCAGCGCCTGGAGGCGATCCTCGCCGCCGGCGATGCGCACACGCTGGAGCACCAGCTGGAAGTGGCCGCCGACGCGCTGCGCCTGCCGCCGTGGGAGGCGATCGTGGGCAAGCTGTCGGGTGGCGAGAAGCGCCGCGTGGCGCTGTGCCAGCTGCTGCTGCAGAAGCCCGACATGCTGTTGCTGGACGAGCCGACCAACCACCTGGACGCCGAGTCGGTGGAATGGCTGGAGCAGTTCCTGGCCCGCTACAGCGGCACCGTCGTGGCCGTCACCCATGACCGCTACTTCCTCGAGAACGCGGCCGAGTGGATCCTGGAGCTGGACCGCGGCCGCGGCATCCCGTGGAAGGGCAACTACACCGCGTGGCTGGAGCAGAAGGGCGAGCGCCTGAAGCAGGAAGAATCTGGTGAGAAGGCCCGCCAGAAGGCGCTGGCCAAGGAGCTGGAATGGGTGCGCAGCAACGCCAAGGGCGGCCGCACCAAGGGCAAGGCGCGACTGGCGCGCTTCGAGGAGCTCAACTCGGTCGAGTACCAGAAGCGCAACGAGACCAACGAGATCTTCATCCCGCCCGGCGAGCGCCTGGGCAACTCGGTGATCGAGTTCAAGAACGTCTCCAAGTCCTTCGGCGACCGCCTGCTGATCGACGACCTGAGCTTCATCATCCCGCCCGGCGCGATCGTCGGCATCATCGGCCCCAACGGTGCCGGAAAGTCGACCCTGTTCAAGATGATCACCGGCCAGGAAACCCCTGACAGCGGCGAGATCATCAAGGGCCCGTCGACCAACATCGCCTATGTCGACCAGAGCCGCGACAAGCTGGAAGGCAACCACAACGTGTTCCAGGAAATCTCCGGCGGCGCCGACATCCTCAACATCAACGGCACCGAGATCCAGTCGCGCGCCTACCTGGGCCGCTTCAACTTCAAGGGCCAGGACCAGCAGAAGCTGGTGGGCACCCTGTCGGGCGGTGAGCGCGGCCGCCTGCACCTGGCCAAGACCCTGCTGCAGGGCGGCAATGTGCTGCTGCTGGACGAGCCGTCCAACGATCTGGACGTGGAGACCCTGCGTGCGCTGGAAGACGCGCTGCTGGAGTTCCCCGGCTGCGCGGTGGTGATCAGCCATGACCGCTGGTTCCTGGACCGCATCGCGACCCACATCCTCGCCTTCGAGGGCAATTCGCACGTGGAGTATTTCCAGGGCAACTACCGCGAGTACGAGGAAGACAAGAAACGTCGCCTCGGCGAGGAAGGCGCCCAGCCCAAGCGCCTGCGTTTCAAGGCGCTGAAGTAA
- the glyA gene encoding serine hydroxymethyltransferase, whose protein sequence is MFPRDARIEGFDPELAQAIADENRRQEDHVELIASENYASPRVMEAQGSQLTNKYAEGYPGKRYYGGCEFVDIAEQLAIDRLKELFGADYANVQPHSGSQANQAVYFSLLQPGDTVLGMSLAHGGHLTHGAKVNISGKLFNIVQYGVDDAGMIDYDEMERVALEHKPKMLIGGFSAYSQVVDWARMREIADKVGAIFFVDMAHVAGLIAAGVYPNPLPHAHVVTSTTHKTLRGPRGGIILAKNPSEDLVKKLQSIVFPGLQGGPLMHVIAAKAVAFKEALEPEFKAYQQQVVKNAQAMAETILHRGYKIVSGGTKNHLMLIDMIGKGITGKDAEAALGKAHITVNKNAVPNDPAKPFVTSGLRIGTPAVTTRGYREPDCVALANWICDVLDNPNDEQVIAAVRENVTQQCAQFPVYG, encoded by the coding sequence ATGTTCCCGCGCGACGCACGCATCGAAGGTTTTGACCCCGAACTCGCCCAGGCCATCGCCGACGAGAACCGCCGCCAGGAAGACCACGTCGAGCTGATCGCCAGCGAGAACTACGCCAGCCCGCGGGTGATGGAGGCGCAGGGCAGCCAGCTGACCAACAAGTACGCCGAGGGCTACCCCGGCAAGCGCTATTACGGCGGCTGCGAGTTCGTCGACATCGCAGAGCAACTGGCGATCGACCGGCTGAAGGAACTGTTCGGCGCCGACTACGCCAACGTGCAGCCGCACTCGGGTTCGCAGGCCAACCAGGCGGTGTATTTCTCGCTGCTGCAGCCCGGTGATACCGTTCTCGGCATGAGCCTGGCCCACGGCGGCCACCTCACCCACGGCGCCAAGGTCAACATCAGCGGCAAGCTGTTCAACATCGTCCAGTACGGCGTCGATGACGCGGGAATGATCGACTACGACGAGATGGAGCGCGTGGCGCTCGAGCACAAACCGAAGATGCTGATCGGCGGCTTCAGTGCCTACTCGCAGGTGGTGGACTGGGCGCGGATGCGCGAGATCGCCGACAAGGTGGGCGCGATCTTCTTCGTCGACATGGCCCACGTGGCCGGCCTGATCGCCGCCGGCGTGTACCCCAACCCGCTGCCGCACGCGCACGTGGTGACCTCGACGACCCACAAGACCCTGCGCGGCCCGCGCGGCGGCATCATCCTGGCCAAGAACCCGAGCGAGGACCTGGTCAAGAAGCTGCAGAGCATCGTCTTCCCCGGCCTGCAGGGCGGCCCGCTGATGCACGTGATCGCGGCCAAGGCGGTGGCCTTCAAGGAAGCGCTGGAGCCCGAGTTCAAGGCCTACCAGCAGCAGGTGGTCAAGAACGCCCAGGCGATGGCGGAAACCATCCTCCATCGCGGCTACAAGATCGTCTCCGGCGGCACGAAGAATCACCTGATGCTGATCGACATGATCGGCAAGGGCATCACCGGCAAGGACGCGGAGGCGGCGCTGGGCAAGGCCCACATCACCGTCAACAAGAACGCCGTGCCCAACGACCCGGCCAAGCCGTTCGTGACCTCGGGCCTGCGCATCGGCACCCCGGCGGTGACCACCCGCGGCTATCGCGAGCCGGACTGCGTCGCCCTGGCCAATTGGATCTGCGACGTGCTCGACAACCCCAACGACGAGCAGGTCATCGCCGCGGTGCGTGAAAACGTCACGCAGCAGTGCGCCCAGTTCCCGGTCTACGGTTGA
- the nrdR gene encoding transcriptional regulator NrdR, with amino-acid sequence MHCLFCQHVDTRVIDSRVSDDGATIRRRRVCEACGERFSTLETIELKLPVIIKSDGRREAFDARKLRAGFDRALQKRPVAEEQIEAAVRAVVHQLRRTTERELSSIRVGEFVMGELRKLDHVGYVRFASVYRAFQDVADFRDELDRLESDNSGDEQLPLLGGGDDPLPSATRKR; translated from the coding sequence TTGCACTGCCTCTTCTGCCAGCACGTAGACACCCGCGTCATCGACTCGCGGGTGTCCGATGACGGCGCGACGATCCGCCGCCGTCGCGTCTGCGAGGCCTGCGGTGAGCGGTTCTCGACCCTTGAGACGATCGAGCTGAAGCTGCCGGTGATCATCAAGTCCGATGGCCGGCGCGAGGCGTTCGATGCCCGCAAGCTGCGCGCCGGGTTTGACCGCGCCCTGCAGAAACGGCCGGTGGCTGAGGAGCAGATCGAGGCGGCGGTGCGCGCGGTGGTGCACCAGCTGCGCCGCACCACGGAGCGTGAGCTGTCCTCGATTCGCGTCGGCGAGTTCGTCATGGGCGAGCTGCGCAAGCTCGACCACGTGGGCTACGTGCGCTTCGCCTCGGTGTACCGGGCGTTCCAGGACGTGGCCGATTTCCGCGACGAGCTCGACCGGCTGGAGAGCGACAACTCCGGCGACGAGCAATTGCCGCTGCTGGGCGGCGGTGACGACCCGCTGCCGTCGGCCACGCGCAAACGTTGA
- the ribD gene encoding bifunctional diaminohydroxyphosphoribosylaminopyrimidine deaminase/5-amino-6-(5-phosphoribosylamino)uracil reductase RibD, protein MPEFTATDHLMMTRALRLAERGAYTTRPNPMVGCVIVKGDEVVGEGWHQRAGEGHAEVLALQEAGKRAKGATVYVTLEPCAHTGSTGPCADALIAAGVSRVVAAMRDPFPQVDGAGFERLREAGIEVAEGLMEDQARALNRGYLSRLGRGRPWVRIKLAASMDGRTALANGESKWISGPASRNDVQHWRARAGAILTGAGTVLADDPSLTVRLDEDIAFVPPLRVVLDPGLATIARGKVREGDAPTLYIHAPDTKLARGISAQLAVVPVKAGRFDLAAVLKLLADRGINEVMVEAGATLAAAFLEAGLADEVLLYVAPVLLGSNARPLFDGLNVDHMDQVMRMETVETRLLGEDIRVLLRPRPSGARPG, encoded by the coding sequence ATGCCCGAGTTCACCGCCACCGACCACCTGATGATGACGCGCGCGCTGCGCCTGGCCGAGCGCGGCGCCTACACCACCCGGCCCAACCCGATGGTCGGCTGCGTCATCGTCAAGGGCGACGAGGTGGTCGGCGAGGGCTGGCACCAGCGCGCCGGCGAAGGCCATGCCGAGGTGCTGGCCCTGCAGGAGGCCGGCAAGCGGGCCAAGGGTGCAACCGTGTACGTGACGCTGGAGCCGTGCGCGCATACCGGCAGTACGGGCCCGTGCGCGGATGCCTTGATCGCCGCCGGTGTGTCGCGCGTGGTCGCGGCGATGCGCGACCCGTTCCCACAGGTCGACGGTGCGGGCTTCGAGCGCCTGCGCGAGGCCGGCATCGAGGTCGCGGAAGGCCTGATGGAAGACCAGGCGCGCGCGCTCAACCGCGGCTACCTGTCGCGACTGGGCCGGGGCCGGCCGTGGGTCCGGATCAAGCTGGCGGCGAGCATGGACGGACGCACCGCGCTGGCCAACGGCGAGTCGAAATGGATCAGCGGACCGGCCTCGCGCAATGACGTGCAGCACTGGCGCGCCCGCGCCGGGGCCATCCTCACCGGCGCCGGCACGGTGCTGGCCGATGACCCGTCGCTGACGGTGCGACTGGACGAGGACATCGCGTTCGTACCGCCCCTGCGCGTGGTGCTGGATCCCGGCTTGGCGACCATCGCGCGCGGCAAGGTGCGCGAGGGCGATGCACCGACGCTGTACATCCACGCTCCCGACACCAAGCTCGCTCGCGGCATCAGCGCGCAGCTGGCGGTGGTGCCGGTGAAAGCGGGCCGCTTTGATCTGGCGGCGGTGCTCAAGCTGCTCGCCGATCGGGGCATCAACGAGGTGATGGTCGAAGCGGGCGCCACGCTGGCGGCCGCCTTCCTGGAGGCCGGACTGGCCGATGAGGTCCTGCTGTACGTCGCGCCGGTCCTGCTGGGCTCGAACGCGCGACCGCTGTTCGACGGCCTCAACGTCGACCACATGGACCAGGTGATGCGCATGGAGACGGTCGAGACCCGGCTGCTGGGTGAGGACATCCGGGTGCTGCTGCGTCCGCGCCCGTCAGGGGCGCGTCCAGGCTAG
- a CDS encoding dihydrolipoyl dehydrogenase translates to MTRRVRIAILGAGTAGLTALKEAQRYTDDVLLINHGPYGTTCARVGCMPSKALIEVAHTYARKDWLGTVGIDGTRGLKPDLQIVMAHVRTLRDRFTAGSIQIAQDLGDRSIRGKARFIDANTLEVDGEMIHADAVIIATGTRPIVPDAWRAIGDRLVTSDEVFELVSPGQRLGVVGLGPIGVELAQAFAQLGCEVHGFTKGGQIAGLKDPEVNASLLAALGQQMSISTDVEMSVRADGNGAVIDDGKRSVVVDWVLAAIGRQPNIEGLGLDTLGVELDERGMPAFNPKTLQVGDLPVYIAGDVSGQRPLLHEAADEGRIAAYHALHPEADCLMRRAPLGIVFTEPGAGQAGLSYSELPESGVVVGKIDYSRQGRAVMAGRNAGVLHIYVDAGNARILGAEAVAPDAEHLLHLLAWAIQQEMTVDTMLHLPFYHPTVEEGLRTALQSARRALSKRREQPDLPLCRPAIDWALG, encoded by the coding sequence ATGACACGACGCGTCCGCATCGCGATCCTCGGCGCCGGGACTGCCGGCCTGACAGCGCTCAAGGAGGCCCAGCGCTACACCGACGACGTGCTGCTGATCAACCACGGCCCCTACGGCACCACCTGCGCGCGGGTCGGCTGCATGCCGTCCAAGGCGCTGATCGAGGTCGCCCACACCTACGCGCGCAAGGACTGGCTTGGCACGGTCGGCATCGACGGCACCAGAGGCCTGAAGCCGGATCTGCAAATCGTCATGGCGCACGTGCGCACGCTGCGCGACCGCTTCACTGCCGGCTCGATCCAGATCGCCCAGGACCTGGGCGATCGCAGCATCCGCGGCAAGGCGCGCTTCATCGATGCCAACACGCTGGAGGTCGACGGCGAGATGATCCACGCCGACGCCGTGATCATCGCCACCGGTACCCGCCCGATCGTGCCCGACGCATGGCGCGCCATCGGCGACAGGCTGGTCACCTCCGACGAGGTGTTTGAACTGGTGTCGCCCGGTCAGCGCCTGGGTGTGGTCGGGCTAGGCCCGATCGGCGTCGAGCTGGCGCAGGCATTCGCGCAGCTGGGGTGCGAGGTCCACGGGTTCACCAAGGGCGGCCAGATCGCCGGGCTGAAGGATCCCGAGGTCAACGCCAGCCTGCTGGCCGCGCTCGGCCAACAGATGTCGATCAGCACCGACGTGGAGATGTCGGTGCGCGCTGACGGAAATGGGGCGGTGATCGACGATGGCAAACGGAGCGTCGTCGTGGACTGGGTGCTCGCGGCAATCGGCCGGCAACCCAACATCGAGGGTCTCGGCCTGGACACCCTCGGCGTCGAACTCGACGAGCGCGGCATGCCGGCCTTCAATCCCAAAACCTTGCAGGTGGGCGACCTGCCGGTCTACATCGCCGGCGATGTGAGCGGACAGCGCCCGCTGCTGCACGAGGCTGCCGATGAGGGACGCATCGCCGCTTACCACGCGCTGCATCCCGAAGCCGATTGCCTGATGCGTCGCGCACCGCTGGGCATCGTTTTTACCGAACCGGGTGCCGGCCAGGCCGGGCTGTCCTACAGCGAGTTGCCGGAGTCCGGCGTCGTGGTCGGCAAGATCGACTACAGCCGCCAGGGCCGCGCGGTGATGGCCGGGCGCAACGCCGGAGTGCTGCACATCTACGTCGACGCCGGCAACGCCCGGATCCTGGGAGCGGAGGCGGTCGCACCCGACGCCGAGCACCTGCTGCACCTGCTCGCCTGGGCGATCCAGCAGGAGATGACCGTCGATACGATGCTGCACCTGCCCTTCTACCACCCGACGGTGGAGGAAGGCCTGCGCACCGCCCTGCAGTCGGCCCGCCGCGCCTTGAGCAAGCGCCGCGAGCAACCCGACCTGCCGCTGTGCCGCCCGGCGATCGACTGGGCGCTGGGCTAG
- a CDS encoding TraR/DksA family transcriptional regulator, translated as MTSLASSQREHLAKMMDEREPVLREEIRAGLRRMRVEGYDELLSGTSDAGDESLASLVTDINNADAKRDAVELQDIFAARARMADGTYGICIDCDVAIPYERLEAYPTAKRCLACQQVHEAKRAQR; from the coding sequence ATGACGAGTCTGGCCAGTAGCCAGCGCGAGCACCTCGCAAAAATGATGGACGAGCGTGAGCCGGTGCTGCGCGAGGAAATCCGCGCCGGACTCAGGCGCATGCGCGTGGAGGGCTACGACGAGTTGCTGTCCGGCACCTCCGACGCCGGTGATGAGTCGCTGGCCTCGCTGGTGACCGACATCAACAACGCCGACGCCAAGCGCGACGCGGTCGAGCTGCAGGACATTTTCGCGGCCCGCGCGCGCATGGCTGACGGCACCTACGGGATCTGCATCGACTGCGACGTGGCGATTCCGTACGAGCGCCTCGAGGCCTATCCGACGGCCAAGCGCTGCCTTGCGTGCCAGCAGGTCCACGAAGCCAAGCGGGCGCAGCGCTGA
- a CDS encoding riboflavin synthase encodes MFTGIIEGVGRIAAREAVGGDARLTIEVGSLAFDAVALGESIAVNGTCLTVVEFDADSFQADASTETLALTTLGRLAVGAPVNLERAMRPTDRLGGHMVSGHVDGVGAVAAITDDGRAQRWRFTAPADLMRYIARKGSICVDGVSLTVNEVDASGFAVALVPHTVSHTAFAATHVGDAVNLEIDLVARYVERLLGHADANGATS; translated from the coding sequence ATGTTTACCGGCATCATTGAAGGCGTCGGCCGCATCGCGGCGCGCGAGGCCGTCGGCGGTGACGCCCGGCTCACCATCGAGGTCGGCTCGCTGGCGTTCGACGCGGTGGCGCTGGGCGAGAGCATCGCCGTCAACGGCACCTGCCTGACCGTGGTCGAGTTTGACGCCGACTCCTTCCAGGCCGACGCATCCACCGAAACGCTCGCCCTGACCACCCTGGGCCGACTGGCCGTGGGCGCGCCAGTCAACCTGGAGCGTGCGATGCGTCCGACCGACCGGCTCGGCGGCCATATGGTCAGCGGTCACGTCGACGGCGTCGGCGCGGTCGCGGCGATCACCGACGATGGCCGCGCCCAGCGCTGGCGGTTCACCGCGCCGGCCGATCTGATGCGCTACATCGCGCGCAAGGGCTCGATCTGCGTGGACGGGGTCAGCCTGACGGTGAACGAGGTCGATGCGAGCGGTTTCGCGGTCGCCCTGGTCCCGCACACGGTCTCCCACACCGCCTTTGCCGCCACCCACGTGGGTGATGCGGTCAACCTGGAAATCGATCTGGTGGCGCGTTATGTCGAGCGCCTGCTGGGCCACGCCGATGCCAACGGAGCCACGTCATGA
- the ribB gene encoding 3,4-dihydroxy-2-butanone-4-phosphate synthase yields MSFAPIPELLEEIRAGRMVVIVDDEGRENEGDLIMAAELVKPTDINFMVTHARGLVCLSLTRERCRQLGLPPMVRDNTSQHHTNFTVSIEAAEGVTTGISAYDRAHTVRTAVRPDASASDLNQPGHIFPLQAQPGGVLSRAGHTEAAADLAMMAGMEPAGVLVEILNADGTMARRPELEVFAAEHGLKIGSIEDLIRYRLETEHTVERVDSRTIETEHGLFQLMSYRDRLSHGLHFALTLGEADPSVPTLVRVQVQNPLADGLRWRRPDFGPAVGDVLAAIAAAGRGALVLLEDRADTDALLARIRHAADQAPPPASEGETLHEWRRNGAGSQILADLGLGRLRVMGTPRKQVGLAGFGLEVVEYVDAGPR; encoded by the coding sequence ATGAGTTTCGCCCCCATCCCCGAACTGCTGGAAGAGATCCGCGCCGGCCGCATGGTCGTGATCGTCGATGACGAGGGCCGCGAGAACGAGGGCGACCTGATCATGGCCGCCGAGCTGGTCAAGCCGACCGACATCAACTTCATGGTCACCCACGCACGCGGCCTGGTCTGCCTGTCGTTGACCCGCGAGCGCTGCCGCCAGCTGGGCCTGCCGCCGATGGTCCGCGACAACACCTCCCAGCACCACACCAACTTCACCGTCAGCATCGAGGCCGCCGAGGGCGTCACCACCGGCATCTCGGCCTACGACCGCGCACACACGGTGCGTACCGCAGTGCGGCCGGACGCCTCGGCCAGCGACCTCAACCAGCCCGGCCACATCTTCCCGTTGCAGGCCCAGCCCGGCGGCGTGCTCAGCCGCGCCGGCCACACCGAGGCGGCCGCCGATCTGGCGATGATGGCGGGCATGGAGCCGGCCGGGGTGCTGGTGGAGATCCTCAACGCCGACGGCACCATGGCCCGCCGCCCGGAGCTGGAGGTGTTCGCCGCCGAGCACGGCCTGAAGATCGGCTCCATCGAGGACCTGATCCGCTACCGGCTGGAAACCGAGCACACCGTGGAGCGCGTCGATTCGCGCACGATCGAGACCGAGCACGGCCTGTTCCAGCTGATGAGCTACCGCGACCGGCTGAGCCATGGCCTGCATTTCGCACTGACCCTGGGCGAGGCGGATCCGTCAGTGCCCACGCTGGTGCGCGTGCAGGTGCAGAATCCGCTCGCCGACGGGCTGCGCTGGCGTCGCCCGGACTTCGGTCCGGCCGTCGGCGACGTGCTTGCCGCGATCGCCGCGGCGGGTCGCGGTGCGCTGGTGTTGCTGGAGGATCGCGCCGACACCGACGCCTTGCTCGCGCGCATCCGCCATGCCGCCGACCAGGCGCCGCCGCCGGCCAGCGAGGGCGAGACGCTGCACGAGTGGCGTCGCAACGGCGCCGGCAGCCAGATCCTCGCCGACCTGGGGCTGGGCCGGCTGCGGGTGATGGGCACGCCGCGCAAGCAGGTCGGCCTGGCCGGCTTCGGCCTGGAGGTGGTCGAGTACGTCGACGCCGGGCCGCGCTAA
- the ribH gene encoding 6,7-dimethyl-8-ribityllumazine synthase, which yields MSHIEGDLRSPDGARFAIIASRWNPRITDSLVEAARKAFAEHGVTEEAIDVVRVPGAWEIPVTARQLATAGKHVAIVALGCVVRGDTRHYEQVADGCSEGLMRVALDTGVPVCNGVLAVERHEDAQARAGGNHGNKGEEVAMAALEMSNLMERLA from the coding sequence ATGTCCCATATCGAAGGCGATCTGCGCAGCCCCGACGGCGCGCGTTTCGCGATCATCGCCAGCCGCTGGAATCCCCGCATCACCGACAGCCTGGTCGAGGCGGCGCGCAAGGCGTTTGCCGAGCACGGCGTCACCGAGGAAGCCATCGACGTGGTGCGGGTGCCCGGCGCGTGGGAGATCCCGGTCACTGCGCGGCAGCTCGCCACCGCCGGCAAACATGTGGCGATCGTGGCCCTGGGCTGCGTGGTGCGCGGCGACACGCGCCACTACGAGCAGGTCGCCGATGGCTGCTCGGAAGGCCTGATGCGCGTCGCGCTGGATACCGGCGTGCCGGTCTGCAACGGCGTGCTGGCGGTCGAACGGCATGAGGATGCGCAGGCACGCGCCGGCGGCAACCACGGCAACAAGGGCGAGGAAGTGGCAATGGCAGCGCTGGAAATGAGCAACCTGATGGAGCGCCTGGCATGA
- the nusB gene encoding transcription antitermination factor NusB: MNQRRRPGGIDPIGRSRARRRALQALYAWQMSGSRANEIVSQFAHEQAREVADLAYFEDLVHGVAKHRAELDDSLAPFLDREIGLVDAIELAVLRIAAYELQHRPDVPYRVVINEAIESVKRFGAEHGHTYVNGVLDHAAAQWRAVEVGASRR; the protein is encoded by the coding sequence ATGAACCAGCGTCGACGCCCCGGTGGCATCGATCCGATCGGGCGCTCGCGCGCGCGCCGGCGTGCGCTGCAGGCACTTTACGCGTGGCAGATGTCGGGCTCCCGCGCCAACGAGATCGTCAGCCAGTTCGCCCATGAACAGGCCCGCGAGGTCGCCGACCTGGCGTACTTCGAGGACCTCGTGCATGGCGTAGCCAAGCACCGCGCGGAGCTCGACGACAGCCTGGCGCCTTTCCTGGACCGGGAGATCGGCCTGGTCGACGCCATCGAACTGGCCGTGCTCCGGATCGCGGCCTATGAGCTGCAGCACCGCCCCGACGTGCCCTACCGCGTGGTCATCAACGAGGCGATCGAGTCGGTCAAGCGCTTCGGCGCCGAGCACGGCCACACCTACGTCAATGGCGTGCTCGACCATGCCGCCGCGCAGTGGCGTGCGGTGGAAGTCGGCGCGTCCCGGCGCTGA
- the thiL gene encoding thiamine-phosphate kinase has translation MAEFDLIERIRSRAPSRADVVLGIGDDAAVVRVPADRELVICTDTLNAGVHFPLHTAPFDIGWKALAVNLSDLAAMGAQPAWCTLSLSIPGDDPVWLDSFLDGFLALAGQHAIALIGGDTTRGPLSIGVTVHGLLEPGRALRRSGAQLGDDIWVSCTLGDAAAALVLMGKADAGAIAGGDTNASPLAELRERLDRPQPRVALGLGLVGVAHAAIDISDGLWSDLGHVCKASGLGAVLEVDALPASPALALGFDTTARRTLQASGGDDYELCFTAPAGARAQIEAIAVQTGTPVTRIGRMVAGTQVAGVDADDAPWVPERTGWVHFSD, from the coding sequence ATGGCCGAGTTCGACCTGATTGAGCGGATCCGCTCGCGCGCGCCTTCCCGCGCGGACGTGGTGCTGGGCATCGGCGATGACGCGGCGGTGGTGCGGGTGCCGGCGGACCGCGAGCTGGTCATCTGCACCGACACGCTCAATGCCGGCGTGCATTTCCCGCTGCACACCGCGCCGTTCGATATCGGCTGGAAGGCGCTGGCGGTAAACCTGTCCGATCTTGCCGCCATGGGCGCGCAGCCTGCCTGGTGCACGCTGTCACTGTCGATTCCCGGCGATGATCCGGTCTGGCTGGACAGCTTCCTGGACGGTTTCCTGGCCCTTGCCGGACAACACGCAATCGCGCTGATTGGCGGCGACACCACGCGCGGACCGCTCTCGATCGGCGTGACCGTGCACGGATTGTTGGAGCCGGGCCGCGCCCTGCGGCGCAGCGGTGCGCAGCTGGGGGACGACATCTGGGTCAGCTGCACCCTGGGCGACGCCGCGGCCGCGCTTGTGCTGATGGGCAAAGCCGATGCCGGTGCGATTGCAGGCGGGGACACGAACGCCAGTCCCCTGGCCGAGCTGCGCGAGCGTCTGGACCGGCCGCAGCCGCGCGTGGCGCTTGGCCTGGGGCTGGTCGGGGTCGCCCACGCGGCGATCGATATCTCCGACGGCCTGTGGTCCGACCTCGGCCACGTGTGCAAGGCAAGCGGGCTGGGCGCCGTGCTCGAGGTGGATGCACTGCCGGCCTCGCCGGCCCTGGCGCTGGGGTTCGACACCACGGCCCGCCGCACGCTGCAGGCATCCGGTGGCGACGATTACGAGCTGTGTTTCACCGCACCGGCGGGCGCCCGCGCGCAGATTGAAGCGATCGCGGTGCAGACCGGCACGCCAGTGACCCGTATCGGCCGAATGGTCGCAGGCACCCAGGTGGCCGGCGTCGACGCCGACGATGCTCCCTGGGTGCCCGAACGCACGGGTTGGGTGCATTTCTCCGACTGA
- a CDS encoding asparaginase domain-containing protein: MDQLCIVTTGGTIDKIYFDDKSDYQIGEPQIGRILEELGVAFRYRVIPILRKDSLHLDDGDRELIRATIAAQDLRHVLVTHGTDSMVETAKVLAGIEGKTIVLTGALNPARFHGSDAVFNIGTAVGAVQSLPGGVHIAMNGRIWDPAHVRKNVDANRFEPL; this comes from the coding sequence ATGGACCAGCTCTGCATCGTCACCACCGGCGGCACCATCGACAAGATCTACTTCGATGACAAGTCGGACTACCAGATCGGCGAGCCGCAGATCGGCCGCATCCTGGAGGAGCTGGGCGTGGCTTTCCGCTACCGCGTCATCCCGATCCTGCGCAAGGATTCCCTGCACCTGGACGACGGCGACCGCGAACTGATCCGCGCGACCATCGCCGCGCAGGACCTCCGCCACGTGCTGGTGACCCACGGCACCGATTCGATGGTGGAAACGGCCAAGGTCCTGGCCGGCATCGAGGGCAAGACGATTGTGTTGACCGGCGCCCTCAACCCGGCGCGCTTCCACGGCTCCGATGCGGTGTTCAACATCGGTACCGCCGTGGGCGCGGTGCAGTCGCTGCCCGGGGGTGTGCACATCGCCATGAACGGCCGCATCTGGGATCCCGCGCACGTGCGCAAGAACGTCGACGCCAACCGCTTCGAGCCGCTCTGA